The following are encoded in a window of Primulina eburnea isolate SZY01 chromosome 4, ASM2296580v1, whole genome shotgun sequence genomic DNA:
- the LOC140829280 gene encoding uncharacterized protein isoform X2: MGRLRAKSDYEEIRNARISENQARLASLGLQKTISELRSLSSSAKSERTLVRKYCKVDYRSTPLRRSARLSGKSPTSQGRGSTGNSKEKNPGNGFLGRPKRGGSLIMISPEALARRERKGRGSTGNIKEKNSGNGFLGRPKRGGSLLMISPEALARRCERKGRGSLYNPVYGICCHFCRQKKLCGEEDCKHCGYLDMDEPCSGKTDCSNCHSSNGILCRACLKVRYGEEMEEVRANKEWICPHCVEDKGVNPFWICNSSFCLKQRKMVPTGIAIYRARKMGYKSVAHMLMDELARADKSRR; the protein is encoded by the exons CTCGATTGGCTTCTTTGGGCCTGCAAAAGACCATCTCAGAACTGCGTTCCCTTTCATCGTCGGCCAAATCTGAAAGAACCCTAGTCAGAAAATACTGTAAAGTTGATTACAGATCCACCCCTTTGCGCCGTTCCGCCCGATTGAGTGGAAAATCACCCACGTCTCAAG GTAGGGGTAGTACTGGAAACAGCAAGGAAAAAAATCCTGGAAATGGATTTCTGGGGAGGCCTAAAAGGGGAGGGAGCTTGATCATGATTTCACCGGAAGCTTTGGCTCGACGTGAGAGAAAAGGCAGGGGGAGTACTGGAAACATCAAGGAAAAAAATTCTGGAAATGGATTTCTGGGGAGGCCTAAAAGGGGAGGGAGTTTGCTCATGATTTCACCGGAAGCTTTGGCTCGACGTTGTGAGAGAAAAGGCAGGGGGAGTTTGTATAATCCTGTCTATGGCATTTGCTGCCATTTCTGCAG GCAAAAGAAACTGTGTGGTGAAGAAGACTGCAAACATTGTGGTTATCTTGACATGGACGAACCATGTTCAG GCAAAACCGACTGCTCAAATTGTCATTCTAGTAATGGTATTCTTTGCCGAGCTTGTCTCAAGGTCAGGTATGGTGAAG AAATGGAGGAAGTTAGGGCGAACAAAGAATGGATTTGCCCTCACTGCGTGGAAGACAAAGGAGTCAACCCTTTTTGGATATGTAATAG TTCATTCTGCCTGAAGCAGCGAAAGATGGTTCCAACCGGGATAGCGATATACAGAG CTCGAAAAATGGGATACAAATCAGTGGCGCATATGTTGATGGACGAGCTTGCACGAGCTGATAAAAGTAGACGATGA
- the LOC140829278 gene encoding uncharacterized protein isoform X1 yields the protein MQLSQNYYFSSIHSNATNPNIVFCDSKNLSLKLRNLAFSRTLFPSVKELSTNFSDRRHQRRGRFAAFVAAKRTSSSDYYSVLNVGRNATLQEIKSAYRKLARKYHPDMNKKPGAEEKFKEISAAYEVLSDNEKRSTYDRFGEEGLHGEFDTSNVGPQGVDPFEVFADIFGESNGFFGRNGEQSGFNFSFKEKESRNLDIRYDLYLSFEESIFGGQREIEVQRTMTCDDCGGTGAKSSSCLKSCTFCGGRGGVVETQKTPFGIMSQVTTCSKCGGDGKIITDSCRKCNGRGHVQAKHRIDVVVPPGIDDESTMQVRGEGNFDKKRGIAGDLFLVLHIEEKQGIQRDGLDLFSKVNVDYTEAILGTIRKVNTVGGTQDLRIPPGTQPGDKIKLPHLGVPNINRPSARGDHYFTVDVQIPKKISDAERTLVEKLASLRETEGYSRPVNNGAMQGKHDEDHSSSNRSNSDAHWWNPVKDFLWRKQSGERFASVCIRTSAIWRYKSPAVDFPGMVALSTILVSAILFTLQQHMKKMKRDSHSHLSQKR from the exons ATGCAGTTATCCCAAAACTACTACTTCAGCTCTATCCATTCAAATGCCACAAACCCAAACATTGTCTTCTGCGATTCTAAGAATTTGTCTCTAAAGCTCAGGAACTTGGCATTTTCGAGAACGTTGTTTCCGTCGGTTAAAGAACTCTCTACAAATTTCAGTGACCGTAGACACCAGCGCCGCGGCCGCTTTGCTGCCTTTGTTGCTGCTAAAAGAACCTCCAGCTCCGATTACTATTCTGTTCTCAATGTCGGTAGAAATGCTACTCTGCAAGAAATTAAATCGGCTTATCGTAAACTTGCTCGTAAG TATCATCCAGATATGAACAAGAAACCTGGTGCTGAAGAAAAGTTTAAAGAAATAAGTGCTGCATATGAG GTGTTATCAGACAACGAGAAAAGGTCTACATATGACCGGTTTGGTGAGGAAGGTTTACATGGAGAATTTGATACATCAAATGTTGGGCCTCAAGGG GTGGATCCATTTGAAGTTTTTGCTGATATTTTTGGAGAATCCAATGGTTTTTTCGGAAGAAATGGTGAACAAAGTGGCTTTAATTTTAGTTTCAAAGAGAAAGAAAGTCGGAATCTTGACATTCG ATATGATTTATATTTGAGTTTCGAAGAATCGATTTTTGGTGGTCAACGTGAAATTGAGGTACAACGCACTATGACATGTGATGATTGTGGTGGAACGGGTGCAAAGTCCAGCAGTTGTCTGAAGTCGTGTACTTTCTGTGGAGGTAGAGGAGGAGTGGTTGAAACGCAGAAGACACCTTTTGGCATTATGTCTCAG GTGACCACTTGCTCAAAATGTGGAGGTGATGGGAAAATAATTACTGATAGTTGCCGAAAATGCAATGGACGTGGACATGTTCAAGCAAAACATAGAATTGACGTGGTTGTTCCACCTGGAATTGATGATGAATCCACAATGCAAGTTCGTGGAGAGGGGAATTTCGATAAAAAGAG GGGTATAGCTGGTGACCTGTTTCTGGTCCTCCATATTGAGGAAAAACAAGGAATTCAGAGGGATGGCTTAGATTTGTTCTCAAAAGTAAATGTTGACTACACAGAAGCCATTTTGGGGACAATTAGAAAG GTGAATACTGTGGGAGGTACTCAGGATCTACGAATTCCCCCAGGAACGCAGCCAGGAGATAAAATAAAGTTGCCACACTTGGGTGTACCCAACATTAACAGGCCTTCTGCAAGAGGTGATCATTATTTTACTGTGGATGTTCAGATCCCAAAGAAAATTAG TGATGCAGAGCGAACCCTAGTTGAAAAGTTGGCTTCTCTCAGGGAAACTGAGGGCTACTCGCGCCCAGTAAACAATGGTG CAATGCAAGGCAAGCATGATGAAGATCACAGCTCAAGCAATAGAAGCAATAGTGATGCGCACTGGTGGAACCCAGTCAAAGACTTCTTGTG GAGAAAGCAATCTGGGGAAAGATTTGCATCAGTTTGTATCCGTACATCGGCAATTTGGAGATACAAAAGCCCTGCAGTAGATTTTCCTGGCATGGTTGCTCTTTCTACCATTTTGGTTTCTGCAATTCTGTTTACGCTACAGCAACACATGAAAAAAATGAAACGCGATTCTCATTCTCATCTCTCTCAGAAAAGGTGA
- the LOC140829278 gene encoding uncharacterized protein isoform X3, with protein sequence MQLSQNYYFSSIHSNATNPNIVFCDSKNLSLKLRNLAFSRTLFPSVKELSTNFSDRRHQRRGRFAAFVAAKRTSSSDYYSVLNVGRNATLQEIKSAYRKLARKYHPDMNKKPGAEEKFKEISAAYEVLSDNEKRSTYDRFGEEGLHGEFDTSNVGPQGVDPFEVFADIFGESNGFFGRNGEQSGFNFSFKEKESRNLDIRYDLYLSFEESIFGGQREIEVQRTMTCDDCGGTGAKSSSCLKSCTFCGGRGGVVETQKTPFGIMSQVTTCSKCGGDGKIITDSCRKCNGRGHVQAKHRIDVVVPPGIDDESTMQVRGEGNFDKKRGIAGDLFLVLHIEEKQGIQRDGLDLFSKVNVDYTEAILGTIRKVNTVGGTQDLRIPPGTQPGDKIKLPHLGVPNINRPSARERTLVEKLASLRETEGYSRPVNNGAMQGKHDEDHSSSNRSNSDAHWWNPVKDFLWRKQSGERFASVCIRTSAIWRYKSPAVDFPGMVALSTILVSAILFTLQQHMKKMKRDSHSHLSQKR encoded by the exons ATGCAGTTATCCCAAAACTACTACTTCAGCTCTATCCATTCAAATGCCACAAACCCAAACATTGTCTTCTGCGATTCTAAGAATTTGTCTCTAAAGCTCAGGAACTTGGCATTTTCGAGAACGTTGTTTCCGTCGGTTAAAGAACTCTCTACAAATTTCAGTGACCGTAGACACCAGCGCCGCGGCCGCTTTGCTGCCTTTGTTGCTGCTAAAAGAACCTCCAGCTCCGATTACTATTCTGTTCTCAATGTCGGTAGAAATGCTACTCTGCAAGAAATTAAATCGGCTTATCGTAAACTTGCTCGTAAG TATCATCCAGATATGAACAAGAAACCTGGTGCTGAAGAAAAGTTTAAAGAAATAAGTGCTGCATATGAG GTGTTATCAGACAACGAGAAAAGGTCTACATATGACCGGTTTGGTGAGGAAGGTTTACATGGAGAATTTGATACATCAAATGTTGGGCCTCAAGGG GTGGATCCATTTGAAGTTTTTGCTGATATTTTTGGAGAATCCAATGGTTTTTTCGGAAGAAATGGTGAACAAAGTGGCTTTAATTTTAGTTTCAAAGAGAAAGAAAGTCGGAATCTTGACATTCG ATATGATTTATATTTGAGTTTCGAAGAATCGATTTTTGGTGGTCAACGTGAAATTGAGGTACAACGCACTATGACATGTGATGATTGTGGTGGAACGGGTGCAAAGTCCAGCAGTTGTCTGAAGTCGTGTACTTTCTGTGGAGGTAGAGGAGGAGTGGTTGAAACGCAGAAGACACCTTTTGGCATTATGTCTCAG GTGACCACTTGCTCAAAATGTGGAGGTGATGGGAAAATAATTACTGATAGTTGCCGAAAATGCAATGGACGTGGACATGTTCAAGCAAAACATAGAATTGACGTGGTTGTTCCACCTGGAATTGATGATGAATCCACAATGCAAGTTCGTGGAGAGGGGAATTTCGATAAAAAGAG GGGTATAGCTGGTGACCTGTTTCTGGTCCTCCATATTGAGGAAAAACAAGGAATTCAGAGGGATGGCTTAGATTTGTTCTCAAAAGTAAATGTTGACTACACAGAAGCCATTTTGGGGACAATTAGAAAG GTGAATACTGTGGGAGGTACTCAGGATCTACGAATTCCCCCAGGAACGCAGCCAGGAGATAAAATAAAGTTGCCACACTTGGGTGTACCCAACATTAACAGGCCTTCTGCAAGAG AGCGAACCCTAGTTGAAAAGTTGGCTTCTCTCAGGGAAACTGAGGGCTACTCGCGCCCAGTAAACAATGGTG CAATGCAAGGCAAGCATGATGAAGATCACAGCTCAAGCAATAGAAGCAATAGTGATGCGCACTGGTGGAACCCAGTCAAAGACTTCTTGTG GAGAAAGCAATCTGGGGAAAGATTTGCATCAGTTTGTATCCGTACATCGGCAATTTGGAGATACAAAAGCCCTGCAGTAGATTTTCCTGGCATGGTTGCTCTTTCTACCATTTTGGTTTCTGCAATTCTGTTTACGCTACAGCAACACATGAAAAAAATGAAACGCGATTCTCATTCTCATCTCTCTCAGAAAAGGTGA
- the LOC140829280 gene encoding uncharacterized protein isoform X1: MGRLRAKSDYEEIRNARISENQARLASLGLQKTISELRSLSSSAKSERTLVRKYCKVDYRSTPLRRSARLSGKSPTSQGELDLLKGRGSTGNSKEKNPGNGFLGRPKRGGSLIMISPEALARRERKGRGSTGNIKEKNSGNGFLGRPKRGGSLLMISPEALARRCERKGRGSLYNPVYGICCHFCRQKKLCGEEDCKHCGYLDMDEPCSGKTDCSNCHSSNGILCRACLKVRYGEEMEEVRANKEWICPHCVEDKGVNPFWICNSSFCLKQRKMVPTGIAIYRARKMGYKSVAHMLMDELARADKSRR, translated from the exons CTCGATTGGCTTCTTTGGGCCTGCAAAAGACCATCTCAGAACTGCGTTCCCTTTCATCGTCGGCCAAATCTGAAAGAACCCTAGTCAGAAAATACTGTAAAGTTGATTACAGATCCACCCCTTTGCGCCGTTCCGCCCGATTGAGTGGAAAATCACCCACGTCTCAAG GGGAATTGGATCTTTTGAAAGGTAGGGGTAGTACTGGAAACAGCAAGGAAAAAAATCCTGGAAATGGATTTCTGGGGAGGCCTAAAAGGGGAGGGAGCTTGATCATGATTTCACCGGAAGCTTTGGCTCGACGTGAGAGAAAAGGCAGGGGGAGTACTGGAAACATCAAGGAAAAAAATTCTGGAAATGGATTTCTGGGGAGGCCTAAAAGGGGAGGGAGTTTGCTCATGATTTCACCGGAAGCTTTGGCTCGACGTTGTGAGAGAAAAGGCAGGGGGAGTTTGTATAATCCTGTCTATGGCATTTGCTGCCATTTCTGCAG GCAAAAGAAACTGTGTGGTGAAGAAGACTGCAAACATTGTGGTTATCTTGACATGGACGAACCATGTTCAG GCAAAACCGACTGCTCAAATTGTCATTCTAGTAATGGTATTCTTTGCCGAGCTTGTCTCAAGGTCAGGTATGGTGAAG AAATGGAGGAAGTTAGGGCGAACAAAGAATGGATTTGCCCTCACTGCGTGGAAGACAAAGGAGTCAACCCTTTTTGGATATGTAATAG TTCATTCTGCCTGAAGCAGCGAAAGATGGTTCCAACCGGGATAGCGATATACAGAG CTCGAAAAATGGGATACAAATCAGTGGCGCATATGTTGATGGACGAGCTTGCACGAGCTGATAAAAGTAGACGATGA
- the LOC140829278 gene encoding uncharacterized protein isoform X2 — translation MQLSQNYYFSSIHSNATNPNIVFCDSKNLSLKLRNLAFSRTLFPSVKELSTNFSDRRHQRRGRFAAFVAAKRTSSSDYYSVLNVGRNATLQEIKSAYRKLARKYHPDMNKKPGAEEKFKEISAAYEVLSDNEKRSTYDRFGEEGLHGEFDTSNVGPQGVDPFEVFADIFGESNGFFGRNGEQSGFNFSFKEKESRNLDIRYDLYLSFEESIFGGQREIEVQRTMTCDDCGGTGAKSSSCLKSCTFCGGRGGVVETQKTPFGIMSQVTTCSKCGGDGKIITDSCRKCNGRGHVQAKHRIDVVVPPGIDDESTMQVRGEGNFDKKRGIAGDLFLVLHIEEKQGIQRDGLDLFSKVNVDYTEAILGTIRKVNTVGGTQDLRIPPGTQPGDKIKLPHLGVPNINRPSARGDHYFTVDVQIPKKISDAERTLVEKLASLRETEGYSRPVNNAMQGKHDEDHSSSNRSNSDAHWWNPVKDFLWRKQSGERFASVCIRTSAIWRYKSPAVDFPGMVALSTILVSAILFTLQQHMKKMKRDSHSHLSQKR, via the exons ATGCAGTTATCCCAAAACTACTACTTCAGCTCTATCCATTCAAATGCCACAAACCCAAACATTGTCTTCTGCGATTCTAAGAATTTGTCTCTAAAGCTCAGGAACTTGGCATTTTCGAGAACGTTGTTTCCGTCGGTTAAAGAACTCTCTACAAATTTCAGTGACCGTAGACACCAGCGCCGCGGCCGCTTTGCTGCCTTTGTTGCTGCTAAAAGAACCTCCAGCTCCGATTACTATTCTGTTCTCAATGTCGGTAGAAATGCTACTCTGCAAGAAATTAAATCGGCTTATCGTAAACTTGCTCGTAAG TATCATCCAGATATGAACAAGAAACCTGGTGCTGAAGAAAAGTTTAAAGAAATAAGTGCTGCATATGAG GTGTTATCAGACAACGAGAAAAGGTCTACATATGACCGGTTTGGTGAGGAAGGTTTACATGGAGAATTTGATACATCAAATGTTGGGCCTCAAGGG GTGGATCCATTTGAAGTTTTTGCTGATATTTTTGGAGAATCCAATGGTTTTTTCGGAAGAAATGGTGAACAAAGTGGCTTTAATTTTAGTTTCAAAGAGAAAGAAAGTCGGAATCTTGACATTCG ATATGATTTATATTTGAGTTTCGAAGAATCGATTTTTGGTGGTCAACGTGAAATTGAGGTACAACGCACTATGACATGTGATGATTGTGGTGGAACGGGTGCAAAGTCCAGCAGTTGTCTGAAGTCGTGTACTTTCTGTGGAGGTAGAGGAGGAGTGGTTGAAACGCAGAAGACACCTTTTGGCATTATGTCTCAG GTGACCACTTGCTCAAAATGTGGAGGTGATGGGAAAATAATTACTGATAGTTGCCGAAAATGCAATGGACGTGGACATGTTCAAGCAAAACATAGAATTGACGTGGTTGTTCCACCTGGAATTGATGATGAATCCACAATGCAAGTTCGTGGAGAGGGGAATTTCGATAAAAAGAG GGGTATAGCTGGTGACCTGTTTCTGGTCCTCCATATTGAGGAAAAACAAGGAATTCAGAGGGATGGCTTAGATTTGTTCTCAAAAGTAAATGTTGACTACACAGAAGCCATTTTGGGGACAATTAGAAAG GTGAATACTGTGGGAGGTACTCAGGATCTACGAATTCCCCCAGGAACGCAGCCAGGAGATAAAATAAAGTTGCCACACTTGGGTGTACCCAACATTAACAGGCCTTCTGCAAGAGGTGATCATTATTTTACTGTGGATGTTCAGATCCCAAAGAAAATTAG TGATGCAGAGCGAACCCTAGTTGAAAAGTTGGCTTCTCTCAGGGAAACTGAGGGCTACTCGCGCCCAGTAAACAATG CAATGCAAGGCAAGCATGATGAAGATCACAGCTCAAGCAATAGAAGCAATAGTGATGCGCACTGGTGGAACCCAGTCAAAGACTTCTTGTG GAGAAAGCAATCTGGGGAAAGATTTGCATCAGTTTGTATCCGTACATCGGCAATTTGGAGATACAAAAGCCCTGCAGTAGATTTTCCTGGCATGGTTGCTCTTTCTACCATTTTGGTTTCTGCAATTCTGTTTACGCTACAGCAACACATGAAAAAAATGAAACGCGATTCTCATTCTCATCTCTCTCAGAAAAGGTGA
- the LOC140829278 gene encoding uncharacterized protein isoform X4 has translation MQLSQNYYFSSIHSNATNPNIVFCDSKNLSLKLRNLAFSRTLFPSVKELSTNFSDRRHQRRGRFAAFVAAKRTSSSDYYSVLNVGRNATLQEIKSAYRKLARKYHPDMNKKPGAEEKFKEISAAYEVLSDNEKRSTYDRFGEEGLHGEFDTSNVGPQGVDPFEVFADIFGESNGFFGRNGEQSGFNFSFKEKESRNLDIRYDLYLSFEESIFGGQREIEVQRTMTCDDCGGTGAKSSSCLKSCTFCGGRGGVVETQKTPFGIMSQVTTCSKCGGDGKIITDSCRKCNGRGHVQAKHRIDVVVPPGIDDESTMQVRGEGNFDKKRGIAGDLFLVLHIEEKQGIQRDGLDLFSKVNVDYTEAILGTIRKVNTVGGTQDLRIPPGTQPGDKIKLPHLGVPNINRPSARERTLVEKLASLRETEGYSRPVNNAMQGKHDEDHSSSNRSNSDAHWWNPVKDFLWRKQSGERFASVCIRTSAIWRYKSPAVDFPGMVALSTILVSAILFTLQQHMKKMKRDSHSHLSQKR, from the exons ATGCAGTTATCCCAAAACTACTACTTCAGCTCTATCCATTCAAATGCCACAAACCCAAACATTGTCTTCTGCGATTCTAAGAATTTGTCTCTAAAGCTCAGGAACTTGGCATTTTCGAGAACGTTGTTTCCGTCGGTTAAAGAACTCTCTACAAATTTCAGTGACCGTAGACACCAGCGCCGCGGCCGCTTTGCTGCCTTTGTTGCTGCTAAAAGAACCTCCAGCTCCGATTACTATTCTGTTCTCAATGTCGGTAGAAATGCTACTCTGCAAGAAATTAAATCGGCTTATCGTAAACTTGCTCGTAAG TATCATCCAGATATGAACAAGAAACCTGGTGCTGAAGAAAAGTTTAAAGAAATAAGTGCTGCATATGAG GTGTTATCAGACAACGAGAAAAGGTCTACATATGACCGGTTTGGTGAGGAAGGTTTACATGGAGAATTTGATACATCAAATGTTGGGCCTCAAGGG GTGGATCCATTTGAAGTTTTTGCTGATATTTTTGGAGAATCCAATGGTTTTTTCGGAAGAAATGGTGAACAAAGTGGCTTTAATTTTAGTTTCAAAGAGAAAGAAAGTCGGAATCTTGACATTCG ATATGATTTATATTTGAGTTTCGAAGAATCGATTTTTGGTGGTCAACGTGAAATTGAGGTACAACGCACTATGACATGTGATGATTGTGGTGGAACGGGTGCAAAGTCCAGCAGTTGTCTGAAGTCGTGTACTTTCTGTGGAGGTAGAGGAGGAGTGGTTGAAACGCAGAAGACACCTTTTGGCATTATGTCTCAG GTGACCACTTGCTCAAAATGTGGAGGTGATGGGAAAATAATTACTGATAGTTGCCGAAAATGCAATGGACGTGGACATGTTCAAGCAAAACATAGAATTGACGTGGTTGTTCCACCTGGAATTGATGATGAATCCACAATGCAAGTTCGTGGAGAGGGGAATTTCGATAAAAAGAG GGGTATAGCTGGTGACCTGTTTCTGGTCCTCCATATTGAGGAAAAACAAGGAATTCAGAGGGATGGCTTAGATTTGTTCTCAAAAGTAAATGTTGACTACACAGAAGCCATTTTGGGGACAATTAGAAAG GTGAATACTGTGGGAGGTACTCAGGATCTACGAATTCCCCCAGGAACGCAGCCAGGAGATAAAATAAAGTTGCCACACTTGGGTGTACCCAACATTAACAGGCCTTCTGCAAGAG AGCGAACCCTAGTTGAAAAGTTGGCTTCTCTCAGGGAAACTGAGGGCTACTCGCGCCCAGTAAACAATG CAATGCAAGGCAAGCATGATGAAGATCACAGCTCAAGCAATAGAAGCAATAGTGATGCGCACTGGTGGAACCCAGTCAAAGACTTCTTGTG GAGAAAGCAATCTGGGGAAAGATTTGCATCAGTTTGTATCCGTACATCGGCAATTTGGAGATACAAAAGCCCTGCAGTAGATTTTCCTGGCATGGTTGCTCTTTCTACCATTTTGGTTTCTGCAATTCTGTTTACGCTACAGCAACACATGAAAAAAATGAAACGCGATTCTCATTCTCATCTCTCTCAGAAAAGGTGA
- the LOC140829280 gene encoding uncharacterized protein isoform X3, with protein sequence MGRLRAKSDYEEIRNARISENQARLASLGLQKTISELRSLSSSAKSERTLVRKYCKVDYRSTPLRRSARLSGKSPTSQGELDLLKGRGSTGNSKEKNPGNGFLGRPKRGGSLIMISPEALARRERKGRGSTGNIKEKNSGNGFLGRPKRGGSLLMISPEALARRCERKGRGSLYNPVYGICCHFCRQKKLCGEEDCKHCGYLDMDEPCSGKTDCSNCHSSNGILCRACLKVRYGEEMEEVRANKEWICPHCVEDKGVNPFWICNSERWFQPG encoded by the exons CTCGATTGGCTTCTTTGGGCCTGCAAAAGACCATCTCAGAACTGCGTTCCCTTTCATCGTCGGCCAAATCTGAAAGAACCCTAGTCAGAAAATACTGTAAAGTTGATTACAGATCCACCCCTTTGCGCCGTTCCGCCCGATTGAGTGGAAAATCACCCACGTCTCAAG GGGAATTGGATCTTTTGAAAGGTAGGGGTAGTACTGGAAACAGCAAGGAAAAAAATCCTGGAAATGGATTTCTGGGGAGGCCTAAAAGGGGAGGGAGCTTGATCATGATTTCACCGGAAGCTTTGGCTCGACGTGAGAGAAAAGGCAGGGGGAGTACTGGAAACATCAAGGAAAAAAATTCTGGAAATGGATTTCTGGGGAGGCCTAAAAGGGGAGGGAGTTTGCTCATGATTTCACCGGAAGCTTTGGCTCGACGTTGTGAGAGAAAAGGCAGGGGGAGTTTGTATAATCCTGTCTATGGCATTTGCTGCCATTTCTGCAG GCAAAAGAAACTGTGTGGTGAAGAAGACTGCAAACATTGTGGTTATCTTGACATGGACGAACCATGTTCAG GCAAAACCGACTGCTCAAATTGTCATTCTAGTAATGGTATTCTTTGCCGAGCTTGTCTCAAGGTCAGGTATGGTGAAG AAATGGAGGAAGTTAGGGCGAACAAAGAATGGATTTGCCCTCACTGCGTGGAAGACAAAGGAGTCAACCCTTTTTGGATATGTAATAG CGAAAGATGGTTCCAACCGGGATAG